ATTAGAAATCGCTAATAAACTTATCCCCGATCTGCAGCCATTGGGATCCCAAACCCAGACCTCCTCCATCTTAGGAAATCATGAATATGAAAAATCTGATCAAAGCCGCCTCCATCGCCGCCCTGCTTGCCGCTTCCGCTTCCGCCAGCGCTTGGGGCCCTTGGGGTGGCAACAATGGCTACAACGACGGCAGCTGGTTCGGCGACGGCTTCGGCGACTTCAGCATGAACATGAGCGGTCGCGGCAACGGCCGTGGCAATGGCTACAACTACTACCAGCCCTACAACTACGGTCCTTACGGCTACGGCTACCCGGCCTATGGC
This is a stretch of genomic DNA from gamma proteobacterium SS-5. It encodes these proteins:
- a CDS encoding sulfur globule family protein — encoded protein: MKNLIKAASIAALLAASASASAWGPWGGNNGYNDGSWFGDGFGDFSMNMSGRGNGRGNGYNYYQPYNYGPYGYGYPAYGAPQGAAPYGAPGPRGPYGAPMAPQAPAQPAN